The Anaerolineales bacterium DNA window GCGTGCCCGTCGAGAGTGATGATGAAGTCGGTATGCTTTCCCAATCTTTGAACATGATGGCCGAGGAATTGAGCCAATCCTATCGCTCACTGGAAGACAGGGTCTCCGACCGTACACGCCAACTTCGAATTGCCTCGCAGGTCGCGCGCGTGGTTATTTCGTCACCGTCGTTGGCGGACCTTCTACGGCGCGGTGTCGAACTGATTAAATCGCAGTTCGGCTACTACCACGTTTCCATCTTCTTGATCGATGAAGAAGGGGAAAATGCGCAGCTCGCTGAATCGTCTGGCGAAATCGGCCAAGCGCTCAAAGCGCGCGGTCACAGTTTGAGAGTCGGCGGGCAATCGATCATCGGATGGGTCACGGCCAACAATCAGCCACGTATCGCCTACGATGTAACGCAGGACCCGCTGCATCTCGCCAACGAGCTGCTCCCGGAGACACGTTCGGAAGCTGCGGTTCCTCTTCAAGTTGCGGGACGTGTGTTGGGCGCGCTCGACGTACAGAGCACCGAAGCGGAAGCGTTTTCACCCCAAGACATTGAAATCCTGCAGACGCTGGCCGATCAGTTCTGTGCTGCAATCCAGAACGCGAAATTGGCCATCACTTCGATCACCGCCGCCGATCGTGCCCGCCTCATGAGCCAGGTTACACAGGAACTCAGCCGGCAGATGACGGTCGAAGATGTTATGCAAACGACGGCGAAATCCCTTCATCGCGCCCTGGGCCACCCTGAAATCGTCGTTCGTATGAATACAGCACAATCCGAATCGAGTCTTTATACCGAATACCCCACATCAAGCGAGACGGATCTGGAAGCTTGAAATCAACTACGGGAATGAATGGACCATGAGCCGAACCATCGTCGCCATCACAGGAGCATCGGGTTATCTAGGTAAATTACTAGTACCTACGCTGCAAAAAGACCGAAAAATCGAACGCATTATCGGCATCGATGTTCAGCCCCCCATCGATCCGCCAAAGTCGAAGAAGTTCGAATTCGTCCAGACGGATGTACGCGATGCGGGAATCGTCGAGGCGATCAAAGGTGCAGACGTCTTGATTCACATGGCGTTCAAGCTTTGGCGTCTGCCCGATTCGGAGGATCTTGAGGAGATCAACATACGTGGATCCTACAACGTTTTCGACGCGGCCGTGCAAGCAAAGGTCAAGAAATTGATCTTCACCAGCAGCACGGTCGCCTACGGTATCCGTGCGGACAATCCCATGCCGCTCACCGAAGAGCACCCGCTGCGTCCAAACGAGAAGCTTTATTACAGCTGGCAGAAGGCGGCCTGCGAAAAAAGACTGCACGCGATACACACCTGCGCAGCTCGTTCACGAGGCCGATGTGATCCAGGCGCTGCGCATGGCCATCCACAACGATCTGCCCGGTATCTACAACGTCACCGCCGACGAAACACAAAGCCTGCGCCAGGCTACCCAGTCGAGAGGCGGACGCGTTCTGGCATTGCCGCTGTTCATCATCAAGCCGCTGCTCTGGCTTTTATGGCGGACGGGAAAGACGATCGCAGCACCGGAATGGATACTGATGAGTTTGTATCCGTTCATCGCCAGCAATGACAAATTACGCGCCGAAGGGTGGAAACCGAAGTACACCACTCCGGCGATCTACGATTCCATCGTTGAAGCATTCGGCAAACCCAGCTAGCCAGCCAGCAAAGATTTGGAAGGAAAATCATGCTCGATCGATTGAATAAAATTCTCGCACCCACATCGGAAAATCCGGAAATCGCACATCGGCAGTACATCCTCAACATCGTGCTGCTTGGGCTTGCGGGTCCCGGATTTCTGTTCGGCCTGATCATGACCGGATTGTGGTTTGCAGGATTGACACCCGTAGCTGGCGCGATCTCCGGACTGGGCGTGCAGCCTTTCTACGTTCTGGCCTATTGGCTGGGCAGGCGAGGTAGACTCAACGCCGCGGGCTACATACCAACCATGGTGATCTTCCTGGTGATGGCCGCATCCTCCTTCATCGTGGGAATCGGCCACGTCACCATCATCGGCTTCGCCATGGTCATATCCACCGCAGGAATTCTGATCGGATTGAGCGCCTCCATTCTCTTCACGCTGCTCAGCGTCGCCGCCTACGCTGCCGCCGGTTTTGCCCAGTTGAACGGATTAATTCCCAATGCGATGTTCCCAACCACATCTGTCGCCGCAGACGCGATCGGATTGGGTTTGGGCCTGGTTGTGATCGTAGTCATGAACTGGCTTTCGATGCGTGAGATGGAAAACGCGCTCACCCGTGAACGCACCCTCGCAAAACAACTGCAGACTCACAGCGTCGGCCTGGAAGAGCTCGTGCAGGAGCGCACGGCCGACTTGCAGCGAAGAGCACTACAGCTGGAGACGACCGCCGAGATTGCCAAGATCACCAACGAGATCCGCGATCCATACTTGATCATCTCTCGTACCGTGGACATCATTCGCGAGCGCTTCGGGTACTACCACGCTTCGGTGTTCACCATGGACAACACCGGCAACTGGGCCGAACTCACTGCCAGCACGGGCGAAGCAGGACGGCGAATGCTGTCCAGAGGTCACCGATTGGGCGTCGGCAGCGCCAGCATCGTCGGCTGGGCGACCGGGAATCGCTTGCCTCGCGTGGCCAACGATGTCTCGCAGGATCCTTTCTACTTCGCCAATCCCCTGCTTCCGGACACACGTTCCGAGATGGCCGTACCCCTGTTGATCGGCGATCAATTGCTGGGCGCTCTCGACGTACAGAGCCGTGAAACAAACGCCTTCTCGGAAGCCGATGTGCGCACCATGGAAGTCATCGCCGATGAGCTTTCATCTTCGATCGAGAGTTCGACAACCCAACTCGAGATGACGGAGGAGTTGGAGCGCCTCGAAAACATCATGCGAGTTCAAACGCGAGAATCCTGGCAGCGGCTGAGTCGAAGCAATCTGTCTCCCATCATCCATCTCAGCCCGTCAGGAGAAATCACCCCACTCGTAGATGAGGAATTCCCTTCCATCGACGTTGCGACCGAAACCGCTCAACCTGCGCGTACGGACGACGATCGTGAGATTGCCGTGCCGATCATCGTGCGCGGCGAAATTGTGGCCACGATCGCTGCACGTAAGCCTTTCGGAGAAGAAGGATGGACCGACGATGAAGTGGCCTTCTTCGAAGCCGTTGCCAGTCAAGCGGCGCTTTCGATGGAGAACGCTCGCCAGCGCACGGAAGAGCAGCGCAGGATGAACGAACTCGAAGTCCTGAACCGCGTGAGCCAGGCCGTATCACAAATGATCCAGCTGGATACGCTTTTCAGAGTCGTGCATCGCCAGATACGTCAGATCCTCGGCGATACCGATATGTCGGTGGCGATCTTCCATCCCGATAGCGTGACCATCAGCTTCCCCTACACGGTTGAACGTGGAGAACACATTGAATTGCCTCCTATGCCGTTGGGCGAAGGGCTGACTTCCACCGTGATCCGCTCGCGCCAGCCGTTGCTCCTGGTCGAAGACACTGAACGTATCGCCTCGGCACTGGGAGCGAAGCAACTCGGCGTTCCGGCAAAATCCTGGCTTGGCGTTCCCATGTTGATCGGTGACGACGTCGTCGGTGTGATTACGGTACAGGACCTCGAATATGAGCATCGCTATACTGAAGATGACGTTGCTTTGCTGAGCACGATCGCCAGCCAGGTGGCAGCCGCCATTCAGAACGAACGGCTGCTTGGACAAGTCCAGCGCGCTGCCAGGAGAGAACGCCTGACGAGAGAAATCGCCAGCAAGGTACGCAGGGCTCCTGATATGCGCAACATACTGCAAACTACGGCCCGTGAACTCAGTCAGGCGCTGCACGCCGCTAAAATAACCGTTAGCCTGGGCGAATCGAAAAAGAGCGATTTGCCAAATGATTTACTAGAAAACGGCGACGATCAGGAGACAAGTGATAGCGACTCGTCCTCCGAGGAGTTCGTCCTATGATCCCGAGAATTGCACTTTTCTATTCCCGTATACGCATGCAAATTCGCCGCATCGGATTTGCCACCAAAATGGCGCTGATGTCGCTGTTTACGGTCTTCATTCTTTCACTCGTTCTGCTGCTCTTGTCCAGGGTTATCACGGTCCCCATCACTTTCTACCTGATCAGTATCATATTGATGGTAGTCCTGATCCCCCTGGTCATACTTTTTATTGCTCGTAGAGCGCTGAATCCGTTAGTGAAAGTGACGGATCTCATCGAACACATTTCCCGCGGAGAATGGGGTCACCGCGTCGAAGTCCATTCCGAAGATGAATTCGGGAAGTTGAGCCATTCCCTCAACGAGATGCTGGACGAACTGCAGAATACCTATCGTGCGCTGGAAGACCGCGTGCGCGACCGGACACAATTAATCCGTTCGGCATCGGAAGTGGCGCGGAACGCCGTTTCCATCCGGGATTTCAATCGACTTCTCATCGAAGTCGTCAATCTCATCTCGAGAAGATTTGGCTACTATCACGTCGGCGCATTCCTGCTCGACGAACTCGGAGAAAACGTCGTATTGCGCGCCGCGTCGTCCGAAGGTGGTCAGCGCATGCTCAATCGCGGCCACAGCCTGACGGTGGGAAGAGTGGGCATCGTCGGATACGTTGCGGGTTCCGGAAAACCGCGCATCGCTTCGGACGTCGGGGTCGATTCGCACTTCTTTGCCAACCCCGATCTTCCCCACACGAGGTCCGAAATGGCACTGCCGATGCTGGCAGGCGACAAATTGGTCGGCGTGCTCGACGTTCAGAGCACACAAGCGAACGCTTTCAGTGACGACGACGTTCTCATCCTGCAAACCATCGCAGATCAATTGGCCGTATTGGTGGAGAATTCTCAACTACTGCAAGATCAAGTGAAATTTTCTTACACACTTCATCGAATCATCGAAATCTACAATCGTTTGTCGAGCGAGACAGACTACCCGAAGCTGTTGAACGCGAGGAAATCATCGTTCAGAGCTCCGCCGCCAGTGAAGCGAGATTGAAGACTCCTGTAGGTATGAGTATGCCGCTCGGCCAGGGGATCTACGGCCGTGTTATCGACGCCAAGTCGCCTCTGGTAACGGTAGGTACGCCGCAAAGAACGGCCACTGGCGTCACGGCCTCCCTCGAAGGGTCACCCACCACGATATGTGCACCTATTCTTTCGAGCGGCCAGGTTTCCGGCGCGCTCGCCGTCACTTTTGAACGATATCGTCCCGGCGAGCGAGATATCGAAGTATTGGAAATGCTTGCCAACCAGGTCTCGATTGCGCTCGAAAACACGAAAATCATGGAAGAGATGCAGCAGAGCCTGCAACACGTCGATGCGCTGCTGCAGCAGCAGACGACCGGCGCGTGGGACGACCTTTTCGATTCAATGCGGGCGATCGATCAGGGAACCGTCGTCGAATACGGTGGCGGCCAGAACGTCATGGATCTGCCGGACGACGCGCCGGCACTGGCGACGGACATCGAATTGCGTGGCGAAATCATCGGCAGCTTGAACATTCTGCGGAAAAGCACGGACGATTGGACGGACGACGACCAGGCTATCCTCGAGGCCGTAGCCGATGAAGTCGCCGGCGCCCTCGAACAAGCTCGTCTCATGGAAGAATTGCAGCGCCGAGCTACCCAGCTGCAGACGGCCGCAGAGGTCGCCCGAGACGCAACGGGCTTGCTCGATCTCGACACTCTTCTCGGAAGAGCCGTCAACCTGATTCGCGAACGATTCGACTTCTATCACGTTGGCGTGTACTTGCTGGACGAAAACGGCGAGAACGTCATTATCAAAGAAGCCACCGGCGATGCGGGTGAAGCCATGAAGCGGGAAGGATTTTCACTCCCCGTCGGAGTGACTTCGGTGACCGGTTATGTCGTCCAGGCGGGTACTTCCTACGTCGCACACGACGTTACCCAGGATCCCCATTACCTGCCCAATCCACTGCTGCCGGATACCAGAACACAGTTGGGCATTCCCCTTCGCATTGGAGATTACGTAATCGGCGCAATGGACGTTCAGCACACCACCCCACATACCTTCAGCGAAGACGATATCGCTGTGCTTGAGATTCTCGGCGACCAGCTTGCCGTCGCCGTGCAGAACGCGAAAAACTACGAGGAAGCGCTTCACCGAGCGAAACGCGAGCAGGCCGTCATGGATATTACGATGAAAGTCCGTTCCAGAGCGAACATCGATGACATGCTGCGCACAGCAGCAAAAGAGATGCAGCAAACCCTCGGCGCCCGGCGCGTGAAAATTCAATTGGCCGAAGATATATTGCACCCCGATGCAGATGGAGACGGTGCGAGTGAAAGCCATCGCCCTGCTGACGACTCCCTGGACTCCGGGGAATCATTCACAGAAGAAGGAGCGGCATGACCTGCGTAATCACGATAGCCAACGAAAAAGGCGGTGTCGCAAAAACAACGACGGCGGTCTCCCTGGGCGCTGCGCTGGCACAGGTTGGGCAGCAGGTGCTCGTCGTCGACCTCGACCCGCAGGCAAATTTAACGCTGGCTCTGGGCATCAGACCCAAGAGCGTGCACCGTACGATCACCGATATCCTCCTGGGTAACCAGGACATCGATTCGGTATCTCAAGAGACCGGGGTCCCCGGGCTGTTCGTAGCGCCGTCGAATCAAGATTTGAGCATGGCGGAACGCTATCTCACCGTGCGGGACGGCTACGAATTCATCCTGCGGGGAGCGCTCGCAAATGCTTCGTCGCACGATTTCATCATAATTGACTGCCCGCCGGCGCTGGGTCCCGTGACGCATTCTGCACTGGTCGCAGCCAATCTGCTCATCATTCCCACGCAATGTGAGTTCTTCTCGGCCAATGCGCTGCGCGATATGCTCAACATGATCCGCTCGGTACGTCAGAATTCCAATCCGCAGCTGCATTACCGGGTCCTGATGACCATGGTCGATCTGCGCAACCGGATGCACCGCAGTCTGCTGGAACAAATCCACAAGGCTTTCGGCACGGCTGTTTTCAAGACGATCATCCAGACCGATACGAGATTACGCGAAAGTCCCTTGTTCAGCCAACCGATCACTGTTTATGCGCCGAGCAGTCGCGGCGCCATACAATACAGTGAACTTGCGAAGGAAGTTATGAAATATGTCCACGAATTCGCTTGAAAACCTGCGCAACCGTCTCGAAAACCTGCTCTCCGGGCTGCTCGAGGTCACGCCCCGAACCGGCACCCTCGATGCGGAAACCATCACGGCTTCCCAGAAACTGGAGCCGGAAGGTTTTGTTTTCGAAACCGACCTGGAAGGGAAATTCGTCTGGAGCAGCCCGGAAGTCGAACGCATTCTCGGCCGGTCCCCCGAGGTACTTGAAGGCACTTCGATAAGTGAAATCGCCTTGTCTCCCGATAAAGTAAAGGATTTCCAGGATCGCATTGAATCCGGACAACCAATCTACAATTTCCGGGTCCAAGCGCGCAATGAGGAAGGCAAGCTGTTGACCTTGCTTTTCAACGCTCTGGTTCGAGCCGATCCAGCCGGCATCCGCCTGGGTTATCGCGGCGTAGCGCAAGCCATCTTCTTCGAAGAACCTCTCCCGGCACAGGAAGGCGAACGAGTGGACACCGCCCAAATGACTGCGATGCAGTATCTATCGTCCGGCATATTCTGGGGAGAAACCGCGGGGTACATCGCCGATGAAGTGGGCACGAGAAAACTCTCCCTTCCCGAGGACGGTATTACTTTGGATGAAACCCCCGACGACAATGTCCTGCGTGTCCCCATCCGCGATCAAGATCGCGTGTTCGGCGTAATCGAATTGGAAAAATCCCACGATACGACTCTTTGGGACGTCGCAGAGCGAGACATCGCCGAAGGCGTAGCCGACGATCTCGCGCTTGCCTTGCAAAGCGCACGTACGCACCAACTGACCCAACAAGCGCTGGACGAAATGCGCGAGGTCGACAAACTAAAGAGCCAATTCTTGGCCAACATGAGTCACGAACTGCGCACGCCGCTCAACTCCATCATTGGATTTTCGCGCGTCATCCTGAAGGGAATCGATGGGCCGATCACGGACACCCAGGAACAAGACTTGAATGCCATTTACAACGCCGGCCAGCATCTGCTTGGTTTGATAAACGACATGCTCGATGTTTCCCGGATCGAAGCCGGTAAAATGGAATTGACTTTCTCGGAAGTGGATGTCAAAGAAATCATCCGCGGCGTGTTGGCGACTGCGGTTGGCCTGGTCAAGGACAAACCCATTGAGATCCACTCCGACGTCCCGGACGATCTTCCACTGATCTGGGCAGACAATATCCGCGTGCGCCAAATCTTGCTCAACTTGCTCTCCAACGCGGTCAAGTTCACCTCCGAAGGCAAGATCGGGCTTACCGTAACAGTCGAGGGCGAGGAAGAACCCGAGCAGCTCTTGATATCCGTTTCCGATACGGGACAAGGGATCGCAGAGGAGGATCAGGAGAAGCTCTTTGAGCCGTTCTCGCAAGTAGACGCTTCTCCGACGCGTAAAACCGGCGGTACGGGCCTGGGATTGTCGATTTGCCGCTATCTCGTAGAGCTTCACGGTGGTGAAATCTGGGTCGACAGTACGCCTGGCGAAGGCAGCGTATTTTCTTTCACGCTGCCCATAAAGCCCCCCGAGTCGCTGCAGACGGATGCAAATTCCAGCGCTGAATAGCCGGGAAACACAGATCGTGCCGAATCTTGCTGGTCAATTCAAACCAGCCAACCGCGTTGCTGCCATCCTCCTCGGGTATTCTGGGAATCCCGATCCTTTTTTCGTCGATCACTTCCGATGACTCATCAGCTGAAAATCGTCTGCATTGATTGCGGCGAGAGCACTCCCTTCGACCCCCTCGAGTTCACCTGTCCGGCTTGCGGCAGCGCCTGGCGTCAGGCCGAGTACGATCTCAAATTCGCACGTCGGTCCTGGTCCGAAAATTTACCCTCGCGGCCCTTCGATCTTTGGCGTTATCAAGAACTACTTCCCACACAAAATCCGCAATCGTCTCTGATGATGGGCGAAGGGGGATCGCCCTTGCTTCGAGCCCAGAACCTCGGCCGCCTGTTGGGTCTGCCCAACCTTTACATCAAGGACGAGCGCCAGGGACCGACGGCATCTTTTAAAGACCGGCAAGCCGCGCTGACCGTCTCGGTGCTCCTGGAGGCCGGGCTCAAGGAAGCCGTCGTCGCATCCACCGGCAACGTGGCTATCGCTTTTTCCGCATACTGCGCCAGAGCAGGCGTGAAATTGTGGGCGTTCATCACCAGTCTCGTACCCGCACCCAAAATGCACGAAGTGGCCATCTACGGCACGCGCTTGATCAAGGTAGCCAGCACATACGACCAAACCAAACATCTTGCAGCCCAGTTCGCCCAGGAGCGCGGGCTATACATCGATCGCGGCGTCCGCAGTATCGCGGCCGTCGAATCGATGAAAACACTGGCGTTTGAGATCGCGGAGCAATTGGGAAACGAAGAAGGGGTCGCCACATCGTGGCGCGCACCCGATTGGTATATACAGTCCGTCAGCGGCGGAATTGGACCCGTCGGCGTGCTGAAAGGCTTCACGGAATTGCTGCACATGCAGCATATCGAAAAGATTCCTGCGATCGCCTGCATTCAAACAGCCGGATGCTCGCCCATGGCTGACGCTTGGCACAAAGGATTGGAACAAGTTGTCCCCGTATTGTCCCCCAACACGCTGATCTCGACGTTGAGCACCGGCGATCCGGGACGAACATACAGCCTGCTGCGAGGGCGCATGCTGGCCGGATCGGGCGGCGCGATGGAAAGCGTAACGGACGAAGAAGCCTTTCAAGCCATGCACACCCTGGCCAAGATGGAAGGTTTATCCATCGAACCGGCCGCGGCCGTTGCCTTCGCCGGGCTGATCAAGATGGTGCGTAACGGCAAGATCCACCCGGAAGAAACGATCGTCGTCAACTGCTCCGGGCATACGATGCCCATCGAGAAGAGCCTCCTGGCCGACGGATGGGCGCAGGACGTCGTTCTTCCGGATTATTCGACGCTGGAACAACCCGAGGAAGGGTTGCTCGCTGCGCTCGAGCACCTCGATTCGGAACGTATCCACGACATCCTCATCGTCGACGATCATGCCGACGCGCGCTTGTTGATCTCCCGTATCCTTCAGGCTCAGGCTGATTACAACCTCGTAGAGGCATCCTCCGGCATGCAAGCGCTCGAATTGGCCGAACAGAACCCGCCCGATCTCGTCATCCTGGATCTGATGATGCCGGAAATGGATGGTTTTTCGGTCCTCGAACGGTTGAAACAAAGCTCCAAGACCATCGACATCCCGGTTATCGTCATTACTGCGAAACAGTTAAGCGTCCACGAGAAAGAGCGCCTGCGCGGGAAAATCGCACGCCTCCTCACCAAAGGGGATTTTCTCAGTGAAGAGCTGCTGGCTGAAATCGAGCGCATCCTTGGATGAACGGGTAAATATGTTGGAATGGGGGTGTGAGTCACTTTGAATGCGGACATCCAGAATCGCCGCGGTGTTGCCATTGCAATCAGTTCCGCGGGTTTGATCGGCTTGACGCCGATTTTCGGCAAGCTGGCCATCCAGGCGGGGATGTTCTCGATTTCCGTCGTCGCCGCCCGCACCGCTGCAGCGTCAATCCTGCTCTTCGTGGTGATGCTTCTCTTTCAACGCAAATATTTATATATTTTCCCGGTCGGTTTCGTCGGTTGTATGATCGCCGGCAGCCTTAACGGCCTGGGATCGTTGTTCTTCTATCTCGGTCTGGCCCGGGTCGACGCAAGCTTATCGCAGATGCTCTTTTCGCTGTATCCTCTTTTCGTTGCCTTTCTGCTTTTCCTGGATGGGTTAAAGCATTCGAAGATCACGCTCCTGGCTTTGCTGTTCAGCATCCCCGCGGTGTATTTCCTGACCCGGGCTTCAACGGTCGGAATCGATCTTCATGACGCGCTTTACCCTCTTCTGGCCGGTCTGTTCTACGCGCTGCACATTCCCATCAACCAGCGCGTCTTGTATGAAGCGCCGCCGCCGACGGTCACGCTGTACACCCTTTTCGCCATGACGATGGTGGTAGTTCCTGCGGAGTTGATTTTCTCGCCGACAGTTTTCAGCGTTCCCCAGCCTGCTCTGCTTCCACTGATCGGCCTGACGCTGGTCACTTTTTTCTCACGCCTGGCATTATTTTCTGGCGTGAAATCGATCGGAGGCATGCGCACCTCGCTGCTCGGCTTGGGCCAGGTGTTGGTTACGGTTAGTGTGGCATATGTATGGCTTGGTGAAACCCTCACCCCACATCAATGGCTCGGCGCTCTGCTGCTGGTGACAGCGTTGATCCTCGTCGGCATGGATAAGCCCATCGCTTCACCGCTCCGCTCTCGAGGTTGGCTGCGCTGGTTGAGCCCCAGATTCCGGCGGAACGACTGATCCGATCTGGTCATCGCAGAA harbors:
- a CDS encoding pyridoxal-phosphate dependent enzyme, yielding MTHQLKIVCIDCGESTPFDPLEFTCPACGSAWRQAEYDLKFARRSWSENLPSRPFDLWRYQELLPTQNPQSSLMMGEGGSPLLRAQNLGRLLGLPNLYIKDERQGPTASFKDRQAALTVSVLLEAGLKEAVVASTGNVAIAFSAYCARAGVKLWAFITSLVPAPKMHEVAIYGTRLIKVASTYDQTKHLAAQFAQERGLYIDRGVRSIAAVESMKTLAFEIAEQLGNEEGVATSWRAPDWYIQSVSGGIGPVGVLKGFTELLHMQHIEKIPAIACIQTAGCSPMADAWHKGLEQVVPVLSPNTLISTLSTGDPGRTYSLLRGRMLAGSGGAMESVTDEEAFQAMHTLAKMEGLSIEPAAAVAFAGLIKMVRNGKIHPEETIVVNCSGHTMPIEKSLLADGWAQDVVLPDYSTLEQPEEGLLAALEHLDSERIHDILIVDDHADARLLISRILQAQADYNLVEASSGMQALELAEQNPPDLVILDLMMPEMDGFSVLERLKQSSKTIDIPVIVITAKQLSVHEKERLRGKIARLLTKGDFLSEELLAEIERILG
- a CDS encoding ATP-binding protein, with the protein product MSTNSLENLRNRLENLLSGLLEVTPRTGTLDAETITASQKLEPEGFVFETDLEGKFVWSSPEVERILGRSPEVLEGTSISEIALSPDKVKDFQDRIESGQPIYNFRVQARNEEGKLLTLLFNALVRADPAGIRLGYRGVAQAIFFEEPLPAQEGERVDTAQMTAMQYLSSGIFWGETAGYIADEVGTRKLSLPEDGITLDETPDDNVLRVPIRDQDRVFGVIELEKSHDTTLWDVAERDIAEGVADDLALALQSARTHQLTQQALDEMREVDKLKSQFLANMSHELRTPLNSIIGFSRVILKGIDGPITDTQEQDLNAIYNAGQHLLGLINDMLDVSRIEAGKMELTFSEVDVKEIIRGVLATAVGLVKDKPIEIHSDVPDDLPLIWADNIRVRQILLNLLSNAVKFTSEGKIGLTVTVEGEEEPEQLLISVSDTGQGIAEEDQEKLFEPFSQVDASPTRKTGGTGLGLSICRYLVELHGGEIWVDSTPGEGSVFSFTLPIKPPESLQTDANSSAE
- a CDS encoding GAF domain-containing protein, producing the protein MIPRIALFYSRIRMQIRRIGFATKMALMSLFTVFILSLVLLLLSRVITVPITFYLISIILMVVLIPLVILFIARRALNPLVKVTDLIEHISRGEWGHRVEVHSEDEFGKLSHSLNEMLDELQNTYRALEDRVRDRTQLIRSASEVARNAVSIRDFNRLLIEVVNLISRRFGYYHVGAFLLDELGENVVLRAASSEGGQRMLNRGHSLTVGRVGIVGYVAGSGKPRIASDVGVDSHFFANPDLPHTRSEMALPMLAGDKLVGVLDVQSTQANAFSDDDVLILQTIADQLAVLVENSQLLQDQVKFSYTLHRIIEIYNRLSSETDYPKLLNARKSSFRAPPPVKRD
- a CDS encoding GAF domain-containing protein codes for the protein MSMPLGQGIYGRVIDAKSPLVTVGTPQRTATGVTASLEGSPTTICAPILSSGQVSGALAVTFERYRPGERDIEVLEMLANQVSIALENTKIMEEMQQSLQHVDALLQQQTTGAWDDLFDSMRAIDQGTVVEYGGGQNVMDLPDDAPALATDIELRGEIIGSLNILRKSTDDWTDDDQAILEAVADEVAGALEQARLMEELQRRATQLQTAAEVARDATGLLDLDTLLGRAVNLIRERFDFYHVGVYLLDENGENVIIKEATGDAGEAMKREGFSLPVGVTSVTGYVVQAGTSYVAHDVTQDPHYLPNPLLPDTRTQLGIPLRIGDYVIGAMDVQHTTPHTFSEDDIAVLEILGDQLAVAVQNAKNYEEALHRAKREQAVMDITMKVRSRANIDDMLRTAAKEMQQTLGARRVKIQLAEDILHPDADGDGASESHRPADDSLDSGESFTEEGAA
- a CDS encoding DMT family transporter yields the protein MNADIQNRRGVAIAISSAGLIGLTPIFGKLAIQAGMFSISVVAARTAAASILLFVVMLLFQRKYLYIFPVGFVGCMIAGSLNGLGSLFFYLGLARVDASLSQMLFSLYPLFVAFLLFLDGLKHSKITLLALLFSIPAVYFLTRASTVGIDLHDALYPLLAGLFYALHIPINQRVLYEAPPPTVTLYTLFAMTMVVVPAELIFSPTVFSVPQPALLPLIGLTLVTFFSRLALFSGVKSIGGMRTSLLGLGQVLVTVSVAYVWLGETLTPHQWLGALLLVTALILVGMDKPIASPLRSRGWLRWLSPRFRRND
- a CDS encoding GAF domain-containing protein, whose protein sequence is MLDRLNKILAPTSENPEIAHRQYILNIVLLGLAGPGFLFGLIMTGLWFAGLTPVAGAISGLGVQPFYVLAYWLGRRGRLNAAGYIPTMVIFLVMAASSFIVGIGHVTIIGFAMVISTAGILIGLSASILFTLLSVAAYAAAGFAQLNGLIPNAMFPTTSVAADAIGLGLGLVVIVVMNWLSMREMENALTRERTLAKQLQTHSVGLEELVQERTADLQRRALQLETTAEIAKITNEIRDPYLIISRTVDIIRERFGYYHASVFTMDNTGNWAELTASTGEAGRRMLSRGHRLGVGSASIVGWATGNRLPRVANDVSQDPFYFANPLLPDTRSEMAVPLLIGDQLLGALDVQSRETNAFSEADVRTMEVIADELSSSIESSTTQLEMTEELERLENIMRVQTRESWQRLSRSNLSPIIHLSPSGEITPLVDEEFPSIDVATETAQPARTDDDREIAVPIIVRGEIVATIAARKPFGEEGWTDDEVAFFEAVASQAALSMENARQRTEEQRRMNELEVLNRVSQAVSQMIQLDTLFRVVHRQIRQILGDTDMSVAIFHPDSVTISFPYTVERGEHIELPPMPLGEGLTSTVIRSRQPLLLVEDTERIASALGAKQLGVPAKSWLGVPMLIGDDVVGVITVQDLEYEHRYTEDDVALLSTIASQVAAAIQNERLLGQVQRAARRERLTREIASKVRRAPDMRNILQTTARELSQALHAAKITVSLGESKKSDLPNDLLENGDDQETSDSDSSSEEFVL
- a CDS encoding ParA family protein; this encodes MTCVITIANEKGGVAKTTTAVSLGAALAQVGQQVLVVDLDPQANLTLALGIRPKSVHRTITDILLGNQDIDSVSQETGVPGLFVAPSNQDLSMAERYLTVRDGYEFILRGALANASSHDFIIIDCPPALGPVTHSALVAANLLIIPTQCEFFSANALRDMLNMIRSVRQNSNPQLHYRVLMTMVDLRNRMHRSLLEQIHKAFGTAVFKTIIQTDTRLRESPLFSQPITVYAPSSRGAIQYSELAKEVMKYVHEFA